The sequence below is a genomic window from Colias croceus chromosome 11, ilColCroc2.1.
tgatttttaaagtatttattttttaagaattttatattttagatgACTGAATTTCAAATatgcatattttaatgtaacttGGGATAATCACAATTTCTTTCGTTTTCCCAATAAAATGCATGTTACTTATTACACTTGTAGTGgttataatgtattaaataaaacaatatacaaaTTCATACACACTttcaaaaaccatgaaaatcaCATTtctatactttttattattaaatagttggacataatattatgtttgttatttgtatgaaatgtaTGATTTAATCTTAACATTATTGTTATTGAAGAAGATTACTCAAGAAACATATTGTTAGACAAATGCGCATGCGGTCCTAATCCCATAAATGAAAAGATTATAGCAGTAATTAAAATACTGAGTTGGTCCCTTTTGTCAACATGAAAATGCCCAGTACCTTACTTACTTAAGTAttgttgataaatttaatgtgtgtattttatgtgtgtgtgtgtttaggTATATTGTGTAAAATCTCATGCTCTTATTTGTGTTATGTTGAcaataaacgtttatttatttatttatttatttatttaattttggtcTGACAGaggtatatacataatatacttgaTTGGCCCAACTTGAGAAGTAAAAGAGGTTTAATAACTTTTCACCGTTCACAGATTCAAATGTTCAGAAACGTAACATTTGCACCCAGCACATTTGTAAACCTGAATGCTCTACTTCAAAGAAGTGCTTCCAAATGAATCTGAAAACCTGATCATGATGAACCTAAATCAAGGAACCTCCTTTTCTGAAGTTTGATAAATTGATTTGAAAATACAtgaaagaataattatttttactttttaatattattttatccgTATGATATATATAACTACCTAACAGGTTTATGGAAAAACGTTAAGTAGGTAATTTTCTTTGCATTATGGGAtctaacaaataattttgaaggtagtataaatttttatctcTTCTTAAATATGTGAGTACccacttatttattatctttatcttGTAGATTCGTgtcattaattattcattgcAATAATTTCTTTGGCGAAACGACATTGAgctcataaaatttaatgttttccgTTAGTAAGATGCACGCAAGAGCCGAAGATACGGTTCGATAAGGATACTGAGATTTAATACTTACTGACTTCTCCGAAACCACTCGTTCAGTGCCTGAAGGGTGCCATACGACACGAATCTCCCCTTTCTGGATAGGAGTTTCTATGTCACTTTCTTGATCGCTGGAATTTGCTTCATAGTTTTCGAGAACCAGGCCGAAGACAACTTGGCCGCGGTTGTTGATTTTATACACTTCATCCTCGTAGAAATATTGAAAATCAGTTGGAGATCCTGGATTTTGCCCCGCCATATTGACGGGAATTATCTAAAGacacaaataattttgttttttacgtGATTAAATTCTTTCTGACAGCTGATTGTAATGTGTGGCGCATGcgtcaataaattaattaatattgcatgttgcaacatttaaaattataatttcttcTAAAATggtagtaaatttataaaaaattgtagtaAATTTTAGTGCTACCAACTGTTtagaaaatgttgttttatatatttttaagtgtgTTAAAGTATtaacaaaactaaaaaaaaatacaacattaagtaattacggtcagaaaataaattgcacgcctcataagcgaagcgttgaggtgggtactactgtcacttcgcgcaaaacatctgatttttcaaacttaaaatgtctttatgtatcatacattgcacttgtaagataatacatacacacacatattaagaaaaaacactatttttaacattcatgatatttttgatgtcatttttgttatttaaactagttaaaaaacagtttaaaaaagttctgccttggacgtccgtgtgtctgtatgtgcggaggattttcttgttaacacgatagcgaccgaaatactttactaatcgagtctttttttttctcttacgcttgagtatgctcaggaatagaaccctttcatttttcagggtctgattcgatgtggtttaattgttattaaataaacaaaaaaaaatatcgactgttctccataattttagtatattatctatatattatattctttattttattttttattttttttttatatttatagtgtactcaaaattcaccattataaactcgattctttatactataagccaaggtttaaaaaaaataagttggtagtcagtcccttaaacctgcgcagtttcacatctaggtggggccacaagaaaaatagctcaattattacggtaccgctttctttacttttccaactgttttattttatttcttttttatatttatagtgtactctttataaataatcaattttattgtaaaggatgagattatgaggcgtgcacttttggattttccaaactatttcaTGTTACATGTGAAAGACAAGAAGTCgtattcataattaaaacttatctaTCATCTACATATAATTTCTTtgtatatttcttctttatggatatgtaaataaaatgcattttttgAAAGCTTTTAatctaattatataatatttatcttattttataagatactagcttccgcccgcgactccgtccgcgcggatgtcggtcttcgcgtggatggtttatgggcgtattcagaaagaaagcttgaaacttataagcgcttataagcgcttatcggcgcttgtcagtGCTGGTAACCCgcgcaggaaaatatatgaacatgaCAAGCGCCGacaagcgcttataagtttcaagctttctttctgaatacgccctatttctccattttgagtaactctgacaatgacatcttataaatatctattggacccaaatacggctaggccaagaatttttttaatcacatatttgggtttggtatcgatccagtaacaccccctggtatttatttttttaaatattttcaatgtacagaattgacccttctacagatttattatatgtatatagattaaCTACACATCAAAggataattttgtttgtttccaATGCTTTGTTTAGCTGAAAACGCAATActcgattttaatattttggtaaCATCCAGTCTAAGCATCCACTATTatcaatttcatattatttatttatgtaggtattttattgcGATATTATAATTTGCTATTAACAATTCGTTTGTGTTATTTGTGTTATCAATTTCATGCCATCGCATCGCGTAAATGTTCAACTTTCCTTGCCAATAAGAGATTCCTGGAGGAGATTACTTTTGAGGGATAAGGTCGCCTTTTTGTAGGTACTCATGAGCCTGCttgtaactttatttattaaattattgtcttATTTTCTCTGTTctgatatacatatatactatTTTTCAATAAGTGCAGTTACAATTTAACGTTTtattgtagttttattttataaaatcaacttattttaaaaaatatacctacctattgtaACGGCCGTAACGGCACTAGGCTGTGGCACTAGGCCATGgacattttgaatttaaactGTCAAAGTTGACATGATTGTCCGCTGTGTGGTCTGCTCCTTGGGTCTGCTCAAGCTCAAGTCTTCTTGGCTCAAGTCAAGCTCAAGTCAACAGTCTGACAACTGAAAGCACTAAACAGTCAACCTCTAATTTTTAGTTCAATTTATATCAGCTACAACACCTACAACAAGCCTACCACCTTCCTACAACCTACAGATATAAACATCTGCTAAAGGTTATggttgttttttattgtggGTAAATTGTTGTCTAACGTATGTTTATGTCTtaggtttataaatattttagttgcttagaaatactataaaaataaagattaagtCCGAAAACTTACTTTATGTGAAATTGAAAAAGTTTTCGGCTAACCGCAACAGAAAGCGTGGGCGTCGCCTACATAGGTACTCCacgttttagttttataggaTTCCATGTTATGGTAAGCGCCAACCGCTATCATGCCGGCAacactaattaaaaaataaaatacgttaATGATGCTTGTTTCAATTAATGCAGCTTTAATGCAGTATCTCCTTGCACCCAattctttttaaccgacttcaaaaaaaaggaggaggttatcaattcggccggtatattttttttttttttttatgtatgtacaccgattactccgaggtttctcaaccgatttacgtgattctttttttgttcgatgcgggatggtgtcgaattggtcccataaaaattttatccggataggcccagtagtttttattttatgagcatttttgtctgtaggtatttgtaaattttgcaagtgcaagtttgaagtcggttgtttttaacgcagttatcacttgttccttgtaaaaaaaagtatCTGCCCATTTGATTTCTCACCATGTGTAAACGGATGACTTGAATATAACTTGTCCTTATGAATGTTAATAAACGAATACGATGTTGTTTTACCTATATGTCTTAAATTCATAATAACAATAGAAACATCGATTGCATAATATAGTAATTTTTAGTCCATAATGTACTCAGTGCTGTGACGTTAACGCGAGTGGCCAGCGGTAGCGGGTCGAGAAACGCGATCAATACAACGTTATCAACATAACTACGTGGGTGTTTACATGCGCGTAGTACACGCCGAGCACTGATGAAATCGTCGCGTGTGATAACACTAATCCGCAATACGTTCTTAATATAAATGTGAAATGTGAACCGCAATGCCGCTACCCGAGCTCATTAAGCGAGCCTCGAGTTACTTCCTTGGCTTGGAGTTCGACGACAACGAGGAATTGCCCGACTATGTGGACaacgaaatattattttgcaagAACAATGTGTGCGTACATCCACCGACTATTGCGAGACACGAGTTGGACGTTATACACCATCCGGGCTACTTAACAGTAACGACTAAAATATTCACTGATCAACATAACAATGCCAAGCGACCTACGTTATTCCTTAATTGGATCCCAAATTCAACTCTGCGCAAATGTCCGTCAGCTGTTGAAACCAGTCCTAGCGAGGAAATTTATATCAACAAGGCTTCGCATCCCAAAGATATTCCTGCTCAAAAACCTAGGAATGGAAAGGTTAGGAAGTATAATGACAACGCATTTTCCGATTCTTCCGATACGACAAGTCTTAATTCCAATTCAGATAAGCAAAGCATAAAATCAACTGATACGAGGTTCACTCAAAATGACAACACCCAAGAAGAAATGACTTCTAGTTCGAAGCCGACCATTAAATCGGCAGATTCTATAAAAGATGACGTATTCAGCTTGCAGAAAGACGAGTCCAAGGATCATATATATGAGTGCGATAAACACGTACGTTCACAGTCCATGACTTCTGTGAATATAACTATAGCCAATCCAAACATCGAGAACGTCGACTTGACCCCTGACTCGTTGTGTGGAGGCTTCGTTAGGTCACTGTCGATGAGTTCATGTGACGAGGGCAACCCTAATTGGATGAGCACTCCTGAGTTTCTTGCACTGAAACATAATCTCGTATTTCCTGATAGCGCTCAAAGTTCGCCGGCACCCCAGCGACGACTGCCATTGAAATGTCGAAGGTAAGGTTCTTGGTAATTGGTATTATCTTAACAGCttgttacaaataattacattgtgcatttatgtaataataattaacaaatactTAAGTTGATTTACCAATTAGAATTATAATCATTCATAATATGGAAATAATAAATCCGTTTGTAATGATAGCGAAGGTCgttcagataaaaaaaaaactgtcgTCCTCGTTTATtcatacctattataaattattatcatataaacACTTTACGTATGTACCTAGTGCTTCGAATTGAATTTGAGCTCCTAATTTTTTCTATATAGAAGTATGAAGAAAGTAGTTAAGTCCTTATAAAAAGaactaatttttaaccgacttcaaaaaaaaggaggaggttaatcaattcggccggtattttttttttttttttttatgtaggtatgtacaccgattactccgaggtttctgaaccgatttacgtgattctttttttgttcgatgcgggatggtgtcgaattggtcccataaaaattttattcggataggcccagtagtttttattttatgagcatttttgtctgtaggtatttgtaaattttgcaagtgcaagtttgaagtcggttgtttttaacgcagttatcacttgtccaTCTAATGTATTcctttgtaaaaaatattaatacagcAGTAGTAAAATATCTCGTAATATTATGCGCCATAGCAAAGACTTGTTGGAACGCACGGTAATAAGAGATATACTTAGgtgtaaactgtaaaatataaatacatatataatatgtcgTGTCGTGTTTTTCTACTTTATAATAGTGTGATAGcacaataatatactacgtataaaCAAGTGATAGTTATTTCGCAAATTTCTATGAAATTCCCTTTCCCTACTTTTTTCCAAGATTCATAGAGTAGAAGcagattatataatatcttgcattaatataatattataaaagttgtAAGTGGATACTTTGGTATAATGCTAAAATTTAGCTAATTTCGCATCGATCGTACAAAAAGTTTCTACTTTTTTACATACAGGAAAATAATCAAATAGACgtacaataaaacacaatagttatgtttaagaaaatatataaaaataatattatttttcaaatatttttaagtttgatCATGGCAACCCTATGCAATGGCCTACTTCGATTCTCCCAACAAAAAAGCATCAAAATATTACGTAGGTAAATCTCTGAAGTTGCAAATTATGCAAAATTAGTCGCATAGAGACTAATTTTCTACAGCAGCAGCTTTACGAAGCTGTACGAGATTTTTTACGATAAaatttttcgttgtaaaaatgttttgtagtATTCTTGAAGAAatgaagtaaatatttttcaagaatgaattcacataaaattgtAGGTAATACAATACTTAacaatatatacctattatttaaaagttcacGGACAGttacagataataatttttaagttaggTATCGATACGTTAATCTTTTTACTTACAtacctatttgtttttaatgacATCACACCTGCACCATTAGGAGAAAATAGGAAGACTTGATCTCGATCGTTGTAAtgctttattttgtaactgtataaatatacttactatGTGCTTGCCCCGGCTTCGCATGGGTTGACGGGTTAAAATTTCTAAAGAAATTATTCTAATCCAAGTAGACAACAATACCtactacttatataaaaaacaaacatttaaaataagtatgtcCCAGCCcatcttattattttacagtattgTAACTAACTTAACTCACTCTTATATCTCgtattaattactattatCCACACAAGCACACAGAAAAAgatgataaaaaacataatcaATAGGAAAACTGTAATTTGGAGCAACAGTTTGTtgtactatattttatatatcgcTTAATAACCAGCTAAACCAGCGTAAATGCCAAGTATCgtgtgataataataaaacatcatTATTTGACTCGCATTCATTCAGGCACTGTTCCAAGAAGGAATGTTATGATTACGTTATTGACCTTAAGTTTCATAGGCATAATGAAATGAGTATTAAGATGCAcagcataatataaacaaataactaTGTGCCAAAAACAGTTAAAGCCGATATTATTACGTACAGGTAGACATCCAGaatatagtatattatgttgGCAAACGCACACTCGTAAGCTAACTTTCCCTTCCTTGTACAATATATCAATTTTAagcttattcaattttttaaattgcagTGAATATTTTTACCTGTTTTTTTTACGAACTTACGTTGAGACTTGAGATTACCCAAAAAATCCTAGGTTATAAGGATCTTTCGCTAGAAGTAGGTAACAAAAACACATGATTGATgatagtaggtattatatataataaactgaTATTTAATGATAGGTACTTCTTAGACTTAGAGGATAACCCTTGGATAAccgataataatattagttatgtGATACCTACGGCAAATATTAAACCGCAGTTCAACATGTACGTAATCtatattctattccttggGCTATTAATATGCACTATGTatgttaatttacattttaagttCACAGTTCgcaatatgaataaataataaggaaattcaacatttcaatttataattcttGAAACACTCTGCCGTTGTAGGTACCAGCTTCTTCCCTAAAATATAATCTTCTGTACTCTTTATAttgtactttatattttttccaaatgCTTTTGGAATGAGACGGTAACGGATAATGATATCATTTCTGGAATTAATGAGGGTGAGTTCAATGAAGAAGTGAATAGAGCCCTGAGAATTTGAGTCGAAAGTAGGGAACGGTGCCATctgcatacatacatattatataatcgaTTTTTATATACGGGTCGCGAGGCTGGTACGTGCTTGGTCATAAGTTAGAgatgtttgtaattattttgaagaattgCTATTAATTGCTTCTAGGTTTTCGGTGGATTTGAGTCAAATGCGCTCTCTTCGGCTATTCTTTAACGATGATAACTGCACTTGCGGACAATTGGTGGTAGCTTCAAGAGAGTCCCAGTACAAAATACTACATTTTCACCATGGAGCGTTGGATCATTTGGCACAAGTATTACATAGGTGGCATTCTCTActgcataatattaaacttactCCAGGTATAAATTcgttgatttttttatgtagttACCCAcctaaaatttattcaattgaaaTATTTGTCGTGACGAAGCCTCAAAATGCAAGTTATAATTTTGGGAAACAAAGTAGGTACAGTATTTcttatttaagtatgtattgtcattttataaatactgcAACGATTCAAATATTCTTGCCTTGAACTCTTGACACAGCCTATTTTAACTCTCGACGGCACGACAATCGCTTAGAtattttaacgatttttaACTTACTGTTCctatatttaatatctttaattgtctagatttatttagcatatttctttattataggTTCAGAAGAACCTAACCTACCATATCGTCACTTCATGGTATGTCGCCCAGAAGTACAAAAATCAGAGCAGCATCCAGAGGAGGGAAAAGTTCCTAAAATTACTCCTGAATTATTTTATGGCAAGATCATGAACAGCAAGGGTGTTATTGAAGATGATTTGTTCTTAAGAAAGTGCGTGTTTTTCGGTGGTCTTGACAAAGAGCTGAGGCGAGAAGTCTGGCCTTTTCTTTTACATTGTTATCCATATAATTCGACTTATGACGAAAGAGAGATTATCCTGCAACTTCGAAAGAGGGAGTACGATGAAATTACCAAAAGGCGATTGGAAAAAATGACACCAGAACAACACGCGAAATTCTGGAAAAGTGTTCAAAGTGTCATAGAAAAGGACGTGGTGAGAACTGATAGGGGCAATCCCTTTTTCGCTggagaaaataattataacatagaAATTATGAAGAATATATTGTTGAACTACGCGATTTATAATCCTGTTTTAGGGTGAGTAGCATATCCATGAGTTACATACCTTTTCTTGTGTTTTGAGAGCATTTGtggaaatattttctaaatacaaagatacataggtaatatggACAATAAGTTTTAACCTAAATTCAAATAGAAAAGTAGAATACGTTCTTCTACTTTGTTCATTGAATCATTTTATCCACACAGAGCACACgcctattataaataataaagtccTTATTAATTTCTAGTTTAAGAAGTAAATTATCATTTCTTTCAGGTATACCCAAGGAATGAGTGATCTCTTAGCGCCAGTTCTGTGTGAAATACAATGTGAGGCGGAAGCGTTCTGGTGTTTCGTGGGACTGATGCAGCGGGCGATATTCGTTTGTACTCCAACTGATAATGATATGGATAATAACCtggtatgtacctacattgaCCAGCGACGTTATTATAAGTAGAGATAACGTGATGCTTGATTGGAGATTTTAATTGGATTGCATCTGATTCCGATTGAGATATTGTTGTAACTTGTGCATGTACATCGTTATGAACTTTTCCCAAGAAATAAATGGGTCTAGTTAAATGTAAAGTGCAGGTGCACttttaaacttaaacaaaaaacatgattGTGGTTGAGTAGTTAGTTCCGAGCACCTTTTCATAATTCTTAGTTATTTtcactataaaataatgaatgcgTAAGTAATCGCCACAATGCTATCGCAGTCTTGGTACAGTAGGTAGAGAAAGTCTGAGTCTAGAGTACTAAGTGCTAAATTTATGATATGTAAATTTCAGAGTTACCTTCGAGAGCTGATAAGGATCATGTTGCCACACTTCTACAAGCACTTAGAGAAACACATTGATGCTATGGAATTACTGTTCTGTCATCGATGGATACTACTGTAAGTTTTTCCTTTCCAGTTATAATTGGATAGCATGAAATGAAATCTCTATCTGGCCACATCCTCGCTTATCATCAGACGAGATCGTGGCCAAGCGCTTCCATATtgttccaaaaaaaaaattagtcgTTTTCGTCATGATAAGTAACTTTTATGGGACTAGGATACTGGATATGTACTATTTTTTGTACTTCTTGTATTGCATTTTTCTTATAGGTGTTTCAAACGAGAGTTCACTGAAGCTGTAGCTCTTCGTATGTGGGAGGCGTGCTGGGCAAACTATCAGACCGATTACTTCCACTTGTTCCTGTGTCTAGCGATTATTGCTGTATACGCTGATGACGTCATCGCCCAGGACCTCAATACTGATGAAATGCTGCTACATTTCAGTTCTTTGGGTGAGTCAAATTTCATCGTTCATATTCATATGCCTATCTTATTTCAAACAAGTTGACCATGAAGTCTGAAGTTCTATAAAAGATACTATGGAAACTTCTCATGTGCGGACTATTTTTCGGTTTACATACCCTGCGTATTATGACCATATTATGAcagacttttttttattccattattTCTATAGACATTGATAACGAtgtttataggtaggtattgcAAATCACGCCAAATCTTTTTCAACAAATTATTGTTtgacttaaattattaagaaacaAATCAGTAActtcaattataaataacgGTTATAAACATGTTTCTTACAGCAATGTACATGGACGGTCGCCTCATCCTGCGCaaggctcgcgggctgctatACCAGTTTCGTCAGTTACAGCGAATCCCTTGCACACTAGTAGGTATGTGTCAAAGGTGCGGCCCCGGTATCTGGGACTCCACACACCGGCCCAGTGTGGAATGTACCGGCGCTCACGACTTTTGCGAATATGCTGTACAGTAATATTGTTATCACAGAAGATTTTATAGGTCTTCGCTCCACAATTGGCAGCGTtagtagaggcaatcacgatagtgtagagAGCCTAAACGTCTATAATCGGCCGTCATTGGAGATTCATAATCGCCGTGATGGTggcaaacatcgacgatcatttTTGTTGGACCAATGCTGCTCATTGTggctgttttccaattacagagcaTAATGCGACTCAGTGGCGCACAATGCCGAATTATGCTGATGCTTAATTGGAACGTGAAACGCACCAGCAGGTTGCGCTAAGTtcagtgttgaaaaaaaaaatattcatagagttAGCAATAACCTcattaatgtgtaaataaagtgGTATACACAAgggtatacataataattggttgaaaactatttacggttattttaagtaatttggatttaccttcatccatacttatattgatttttttaacacaatttgaattaactttgattatttcgaaaaaactacaatgaaacgaaagctttaaatttttttccaacaattaataattacttacgATAAATCGATTGCTCGCATCAATTCACGCGCATTACTTTTAAGAGTGCTCAATTATTGTGCGAAGCATTGATGTAATTGGAACATTCAACGTTAAGCATTATGCCGCATAATGCGCTCTAgtgctgtaattggaaaacacgGTGTGTAGAGGGCCTATAACGATTATATGAATGTGCCGTTTGGTTAATCTGTTGACTGTTCTgtacaaaaattgtaaacaaaatgtatTGTGTAACAATAATGTGTGTACTATATCGATGTTTTATTAGAGTTTATGTTGTTATAGTTATTGCCGCGTATCGATTTTGCTGATTACTCTTACACGTTTATAGGTATACGAAGCTTTCTAAAGTCTAAACTACAATCTTACAATCCTTTAGGTTACCTAGATAAAACCGGTCATTATTCATTGGTCGCTGGATTTcctaataataagtattttgagaattattatgaattcatttattaatggATCTATTAGGAATCGAATgcatttgttaaatttttgattttgcTCATATTATAGTCATGTCATATTAGTTAATAGTCACGTTAAACGActagatttttaattaaatcataaatgtatattatatattatgtttttctatCAAATACCGAGAAACTTTAAAACGTACGTAACTAACGAGTTTTAACTGTCGGAATATTTAGGTAAATACaacagaatatttttattaataaataacgcaAAAAAATAGTTATCCTAAGATATTAAATCGTTACTATtgaatattatagtttaaagGTATACCATCTATagagcatttttttaaagaacttCGTGATTATTTAACAACTTTAGatacctacaaaaataaaaatggttatttaaCCATTTTTTGATGCATTTCAGaggtacaaaataatatcagtATTATGAGAGCTTCGCTATATTTTTACTCGAGTTGAGTCTAAGTAATGTTCGTTAcctataaataagaaatttaaaaaatacggtaagtataggtacttaccgcAATATCATTGACAAAACAAAGTTTGAATAACGACGAAGATGATAACGTTTactatacctatttaaaaaaggttGATACAATTTTATGTAATCACGTTTTAAACGAGAGATTTTGCGATATTTTAAGAACATGCATTTACAACCAGCATTTTAAGATAGAGACTGACGAACTAATTATCGTTACCCACCGAAGATAGGTTTTTCCTAAATTAACCATTTTTACGGACTTGACTAAGagtatacctaattatttatggAATAATTGAGAATAAAAACAGTAtcttatttaaacaaaatacaattattattcggttaagggccgatttttcaatcccgagataaacagtcta
It includes:
- the LOC123695374 gene encoding TBC1 domain family member 16, yielding MPLPELIKRASSYFLGLEFDDNEELPDYVDNEILFCKNNVCVHPPTIARHELDVIHHPGYLTVTTKIFTDQHNNAKRPTLFLNWIPNSTLRKCPSAVETSPSEEIYINKASHPKDIPAQKPRNGKVRKYNDNAFSDSSDTTSLNSNSDKQSIKSTDTRFTQNDNTQEEMTSSSKPTIKSADSIKDDVFSLQKDESKDHIYECDKHVRSQSMTSVNITIANPNIENVDLTPDSLCGGFVRSLSMSSCDEGNPNWMSTPEFLALKHNLVFPDSAQSSPAPQRRLPLKCRRFSVDLSQMRSLRLFFNDDNCTCGQLVVASRESQYKILHFHHGALDHLAQVLHRWHSLLHNIKLTPGSEEPNLPYRHFMVCRPEVQKSEQHPEEGKVPKITPELFYGKIMNSKGVIEDDLFLRKCVFFGGLDKELRREVWPFLLHCYPYNSTYDEREIILQLRKREYDEITKRRLEKMTPEQHAKFWKSVQSVIEKDVVRTDRGNPFFAGENNYNIEIMKNILLNYAIYNPVLGYTQGMSDLLAPVLCEIQCEAEAFWCFVGLMQRAIFVCTPTDNDMDNNLSYLRELIRIMLPHFYKHLEKHIDAMELLFCHRWILLCFKREFTEAVALRMWEACWANYQTDYFHLFLCLAIIAVYADDVIAQDLNTDEMLLHFSSLAMYMDGRLILRKARGLLYQFRQLQRIPCTLVGMCQRCGPGIWDSTHRPSVECTGAHDFCEYAVQ